The genomic region CCGCTTATGTGCCGTATATGGTGTGTGCCGGCAATCACGAGCAAACTTAGTGAGTAGTGTGAAGATGGGCAATGTGGAGCGTGTAGgaaataaagttatatttttaaattttgatacacTCCAGCAACTTTTCAAATTATCGCGCGCGCTTTAGCATGCCCGGTGGCACAGAGAATCTCTTTTATAGCTTCGATTTGGGTCCCATACACTTTGTGGCCTTCTCCACTGAGCTCTACTATTTTCTCCATTATGGGTTGAAGAGTTTGGTATTTCAGTACGAGTGGCTGGTACGTGATTTACAGGAAGCAAATCGACCGGAGAACCGCAAGCAACGACCCTGGATCATCACTTTTGCCCATCGACCAATGTACTGTAGCAATGATAATGGTGATGATTGTTCGCAGCATGAAACTGTGGTACGCACTGGTTTGCCGCTGATGCATATGTTCGGACTGGAACCGCTGTTCTATGAGCAGGGCGTTGATGTGTCCATATGggcgcatgaacattgctatgAGCGGCTATGGCCTATTTATGACTATCAAGTCTTTAATGGCTCACTACAGGCGCCCTATCATAATCCACGTGCGCCTGTGCATATTATAACGGGTTCGGCGGGCAATAAGGAGGGTCGTGAACCCTTCTTCAAGGTAATACCTAAGTGGAGTGCCTTTCACAGTCAGGTGAGCAAACAGAGGAAAAATGTAGTCAAACATAATATTTGATTGTACGTATTCATGTTATTATTTTTCAGGATTTCGGTTACACACGTTTGAAGGCTCACAATGGCACACATTTATATTTCGAGCAGGTATCCGATGACAAAGATGGCCGGATAATAGATGCATTCTGGGTTGTGAAGGACAAACATGGCAGTTATGTTGAAGCTAGGGAGAGGGTTTGAacgttgcaaaaatatttttaaaatataccgacgtaggtatatatatatataccatatgtgTAATATATAGGCTGTGACATCGCCAAACAATTGGTGTAgccaaagcaaattttattcaaaatattttatacgatTTATGCAACAAATATGTATCtcattttattattcaattaatcatataattatatttacatgtacgcgcatattacatatacatacttatataatagaaatatgcatgcataatatcgcataatttttttattatgtacgGACGAATAATTCCAAAACGAATAGACGCTGGCTGTGCAACATTTTGCCTTTGAtgcgaataaataaaataaattaaaattccttcattttgtttttactattattgCAAGAAAAACATGTGTGCACTTCTAATGTGTTTAattcttaatattatattacttattattttacaataaatggcatataaagaaatatatcggcggccgtagccgaatgggttggtgcgtgattaccattcggaattcacagagcacgttggttcgaatctcggtgaaaccaaaattaataaaaacatttttctaatagcggtcgcccctcggcaggcaatggcctccgagtgtatttctgccatgaaaaagctcctcataaaaccatatctaccgttcggagtcggcttgaaactgtaggtccctacattttgtggaacaacatcaagacgcacacacaccacaaataggaggaggagctcggccaaacacccaaaaagggtgtacgcgccaattatatatatatatacataaaaatatatcgtTCTATTTTTCGAACTCCTGCAGGAATTACTTAATTACAGAACTTCATTTTgtctataaaaaatgtaaaattcatCTTTTTCCAACACCGAATACTTTTCACCAAAATACAGTTATTAGAAATTTGTGTAACTGTATACAATTTCATTATCTTAACTTTTGTTtatatgttattgttgttttccaaTACCTATCActttcatggtgaaaagatttttaaaggtgta from Anastrepha obliqua isolate idAnaObli1 chromosome 2, idAnaObli1_1.0, whole genome shotgun sequence harbors:
- the LOC129237094 gene encoding acid phosphatase type 7 isoform X1 translates to MRSLLLILFPFLASVAAEKSEELISDLETLNKVRHLQPEQVHLAFGESIRDLVVTWSTRDDTKESICEYGLETFEFVQKALQPPRMFVDGGSAHSTQYIHRVTLSNLQPEQRYIYHCGSPLGWSPQFWFRTPPVHAHWSPSLAIYGDLGNENAQSLPRLQQDTQRGMYDAILHVGDFAYDMHSENGAVGDEFMRQVEAIAAYVPYMVCAGNHEQTYNFSNYRARFSMPGGTENLFYSFDLGPIHFVAFSTELYYFLHYGLKSLVFQYEWLVRDLQEANRPENRKQRPWIITFAHRPMYCSNDNGDDCSQHETVVRTGLPLMHMFGLEPLFYEQGVDVSIWAHEHCYERLWPIYDYQVFNGSLQAPYHNPRAPVHIITGSAGNKEGREPFFKVIPKWSAFHSQDFGYTRLKAHNGTHLYFEQVSDDKDGRIIDAFWVVKDKHGSYVEARERV